One Panicum virgatum strain AP13 chromosome 9K, P.virgatum_v5, whole genome shotgun sequence genomic region harbors:
- the LOC120650783 gene encoding protein G1-like5, producing the protein MDLVPHPDSPHSDTSGGGGGGIGASGALALSPAAGASPALAASPSRYESQKRRDWNTFGQYLRNHRPPLSLARCSGAHVLEFLRYLDQFGKTKVHTPACPFFGHPAPPAPCPCPLRQAWGSLDALVGRLRAAYEENGGRPENNPFGARAVRLYLREVRDHQSRARGVSYEKKKRKKAPAHPVPAAVISSSSSSHDGNGHSHHYEHQMPPPPPPGAAA; encoded by the coding sequence ATGGACCTGGTGCCGCACCCGGACAGCCCGCACTCGGACaccagcggaggcggcggcggcggcatcggcgcGTCGGGCGCGCTAGCgctgtcgccggcggcgggcgcgtcgccggcgctggcggcgtCGCCGAGCCGGTACGAGTCGCAGAAGCGCCGGGACTGGAACACGTTCGGGCAGTACCTGCGGAACCACCGCCCGCCGCTGTCCCTGGCGCGGTGCTCTGGCGCGCACGTCCTCGAGTTCCTGCGCTACCTCGACCAGTTCGGCAAGACCAAGGTGCAcaccccggcctgccccttCTTCGGccacccggcgccgccggcgccctgcccGTGCCCGCTCCGCCAGGCCTGGGGCAGCCTCGACGCGCTCGTCGGCCGGCTGCGCGCCGCCTACGAGGAGAACGGCGGGCGGCCCGAGAACAACCCCTTCGGGGCGCGCGCCGTCAGGCTCTACCTCCGCGAGGTCCGGGACCACCAGTCCCGCGCGCGTGGCGTCAGCTACGAGAAGAAGAAGCGCAAGAAGGCCCCGGCGCaccccgtccccgccgccgtcatctcctcctcctcctcctcccacgaCGGCAACGGCCACTCCCACCACTACGAGCAccagatgccgccgccgccgccgcccggcgccgcggcgtgA
- the LOC120650782 gene encoding uncharacterized protein LOC120650782 isoform X2, whose translation MCISTLGHADWKPLQFLCFAYFYIILEKLKATEPAIAPIYNVFGSLLTIGCHVVMQDFQSFAIQNLTTGVVAKNIAELPAAQLLQLQDSEYGEDEGQGIHMVRRVLRSLGLVLGSILAASLGYTGLANFSQFLGQ comes from the exons ATGTGTATATCTACTCTGGGACATGCAGATTGGAAGCCCCTACAGTTCCTGTGTTTCGCGTATTTCTACATAATACTGGAGAAGCTGAAGGCTACAGAACCAGCTATTGCTCCCATATATAAT GTGTTTGGTTCCTTGCTAACTATAGGCTGCCATGTTGTTATGCAAGATTTTCAGAGCTTTGCCATACAAAATCTCACCACCGGTGTGGTGGCAAAAAACATTGCCGAACTGCCAGCTGCCCAGCTGCTGCAACTGCAAGACTCT GAATATGGTGAGGATGAAGGTCAGGGTATACATATGGTGAGACGAGTGCTACGTAGTTTGGGTTTGGTGCTTGGATCAATACTTGCGGCATCCCTG GGCTATACTGGGCTTGCGAATTTTTCTCAGTTCCTTGGACAATAA
- the LOC120650782 gene encoding uncharacterized protein LOC120650782 isoform X1 gives MCISTLGHADWKPLQFLCFAYFYIILEKLKATEPAIAPIYNVFGSLLTIGCHVVMQDFQSFAIQNLTTGVVAKNIAELPAAQLLQLQDSEYGEDEGQGIHMVRRVLRSLGLVLGSILAASLVGEGYTGLANFSQFLGQ, from the exons ATGTGTATATCTACTCTGGGACATGCAGATTGGAAGCCCCTACAGTTCCTGTGTTTCGCGTATTTCTACATAATACTGGAGAAGCTGAAGGCTACAGAACCAGCTATTGCTCCCATATATAAT GTGTTTGGTTCCTTGCTAACTATAGGCTGCCATGTTGTTATGCAAGATTTTCAGAGCTTTGCCATACAAAATCTCACCACCGGTGTGGTGGCAAAAAACATTGCCGAACTGCCAGCTGCCCAGCTGCTGCAACTGCAAGACTCT GAATATGGTGAGGATGAAGGTCAGGGTATACATATGGTGAGACGAGTGCTACGTAGTTTGGGTTTGGTGCTTGGATCAATACTTGCGGCATCCCTGGTCGGTGAA GGCTATACTGGGCTTGCGAATTTTTCTCAGTTCCTTGGACAATAA
- the LOC120650782 gene encoding uncharacterized protein LOC120650782 isoform X3 has product MCISTLGHADWKPLQFLCFAYFYIILEKLKATEPAIAPIYNSFAIQNLTTGVVAKNIAELPAAQLLQLQDSEYGEDEGQGIHMVRRVLRSLGLVLGSILAASLVGEGYTGLANFSQFLGQ; this is encoded by the exons ATGTGTATATCTACTCTGGGACATGCAGATTGGAAGCCCCTACAGTTCCTGTGTTTCGCGTATTTCTACATAATACTGGAGAAGCTGAAGGCTACAGAACCAGCTATTGCTCCCATATATAAT AGCTTTGCCATACAAAATCTCACCACCGGTGTGGTGGCAAAAAACATTGCCGAACTGCCAGCTGCCCAGCTGCTGCAACTGCAAGACTCT GAATATGGTGAGGATGAAGGTCAGGGTATACATATGGTGAGACGAGTGCTACGTAGTTTGGGTTTGGTGCTTGGATCAATACTTGCGGCATCCCTGGTCGGTGAA GGCTATACTGGGCTTGCGAATTTTTCTCAGTTCCTTGGACAATAA